A window of the Diabrotica undecimpunctata isolate CICGRU chromosome 1, icDiaUnde3, whole genome shotgun sequence genome harbors these coding sequences:
- the RagA-B gene encoding ras-related GTP-binding protein A, with protein MKKKVLLMGKSGSGKTSMRSIIFANYIARDTRRLGATIDVEHSHVRFLGNLVLNLWDCGGQEAFMENYFASQRDNIFRNVEVLIYVFDVESRELERDMHYYQSCLEAIIQNSPEAKIFCLIHKMDLVAEDQRDIIFKERESDLKRLSMPLDCTCFRTSIWDETLYRAWSSIVYMLIPNVKELENSLHLFANIVDADEVLLFEKATFLVISHCQRKQHRDVHRFEKVSNIIKQFKLSCSKLAAQFQSMEVRNSAFAAYIDMFTSNTYVMVCMSDPQIPSEVTLINIRNARKHFEKLEKVSSSASTMAR; from the exons ATGAAGAAAAAG GTGTTACTCATGGGCAAAAGTGGCTCTGGGAAAACAAGTATGAGATCTATAATTTTTGCAAATTATATTGCCCGAGATACAAGGAGATTGGGAGCTACAA TTGATGTGGAACATTCTCATGTGAGATTCCTTGGAAACTTGGTCCTTAACCTTTGGGACTGTGGAGGTCAAGAAGCCTTTATGGAAAATTACTTTGCTTCTCAAAGAGATAACATATTTCGAAATGTAGAAGTTCTTATTTATGTATTTGATGTAGAAAGTAGAGAACTTGAAAGGGATATGCATTACTATCAGTCATGTTTAGAGGCAATAATACAGAACTCTCCAGAAGCTAAAATATTTTGTCTTATTCACAAAATGGACTTGGTAGCTGAAGATCAAAGGGATATAATTTTTAAAGAAAGAGAATCTGATTTAAAGCGTTTATCTATGCCATTAGATTGTACTTGCTTCCGAACTTCTATTTGGGATGAAACTTTGTATAGGGCTTGGTCTAGTATAGTTTATATGTTAATACCTAATGTAAAAGAGTTAGAAAATAGTCTGCACCTTTTTGCCAATATTGTAGATGCTGATGAAGTACTGCTTTTTGAGAAAGCTACTTTCCTAGTAATCTCACATTGTCAGAGAAAACAACACAGAGATGTGCACAGGTTTGAGAAAGTTTCTAATATTATAAAGCAGTTTAAGCTGTCATGTTCCAAGTTGGCTGCACAATTTCAGAGCATGGAAGTCAGGAACTCTGCATTTGCTGCTTATATTGATATGTTTACAAGTAATACTTATGTTATGGTTTGTATGTCTGATCCTCAGATTCCTTCAGAAGTGACACTGATTAATATTAGAAATGCTAGGAAACACTTTGAAAAGCTGGAGAAAGTCTCCAGCTCAGCTTCAACTATGGCCAGATAA